One window of Cumulibacter manganitolerans genomic DNA carries:
- a CDS encoding aldehyde dehydrogenase encodes MADSPYEARMLIGGARPPVDEDRAIDVHSPLTGARIAVISDASAGQVHDAVGAAQAAYDETWRTTNGAERAQLMHRFADLLDEHATAIGELESRDNGKLVRETTSQARFAARNYRFFAGLADKLHGRTIPLDQWETFDYTTRESVGVAALITAWNSPMQLLANKLAPALAAGCTTVVKPSEVAPLSTVYIAELLEEAGFPPGVVNIVTGGPAAGEALVTDPRLGRISFTGSVPVGQQIARLAAQNLTPVTLELGGKSANIVFEDADLDRAVVGAVAGIFAAGGQTCIAGSRLLVHESIAQEIEQRVSRRAGEIVLGDPTDAATNLGPVASKAQQDRITAMIAAARESGARLASGGGTPRPPGLADGYFVEPTVFADVPPDSQLANEEVFGPVLAMTTFADEQEAIRIANGTRFGLAAGIWTQDLSRAHRVARELVCGTVWVNTYRQSAAQAPFGGVKLSGYGRERGVEAIDEYLRTKNVLIDLSDEVRDPFQIKT; translated from the coding sequence ATGGCCGACAGCCCGTACGAAGCACGCATGCTCATCGGCGGGGCGCGCCCGCCCGTCGACGAGGACCGCGCCATCGACGTGCACTCGCCGCTGACCGGGGCCCGCATCGCGGTCATCTCCGACGCGAGCGCCGGGCAGGTGCACGACGCCGTGGGCGCCGCCCAGGCGGCGTACGACGAGACCTGGCGGACGACGAACGGCGCCGAGCGGGCGCAGCTGATGCACCGCTTCGCCGACCTGCTCGACGAGCACGCGACCGCGATCGGCGAGCTGGAATCCCGCGACAACGGCAAGCTCGTCCGCGAGACGACGTCCCAGGCCCGCTTCGCCGCCCGCAACTACCGGTTCTTCGCCGGCCTGGCCGACAAGCTGCACGGCCGGACGATCCCGCTGGACCAGTGGGAGACGTTCGACTACACGACGCGCGAGAGCGTCGGCGTCGCGGCGCTGATCACCGCGTGGAACTCCCCCATGCAGCTGCTGGCCAACAAGCTCGCGCCCGCGCTGGCCGCCGGCTGCACGACCGTGGTCAAGCCGAGCGAGGTCGCGCCGCTGAGCACCGTCTACATCGCCGAGCTGCTCGAGGAGGCCGGCTTCCCGCCCGGCGTGGTCAACATCGTCACCGGCGGACCCGCGGCCGGCGAGGCGCTCGTCACCGATCCGCGGCTGGGCCGCATCAGCTTCACCGGCTCGGTGCCGGTCGGGCAGCAGATCGCCCGGCTGGCCGCCCAGAACCTCACCCCGGTGACCCTCGAGCTTGGCGGGAAGTCGGCGAACATCGTGTTCGAGGACGCCGACCTCGACCGCGCCGTCGTCGGCGCGGTGGCGGGGATCTTCGCCGCCGGCGGCCAGACCTGCATCGCCGGAAGCCGCCTGCTGGTGCACGAGTCGATCGCGCAGGAGATCGAGCAGCGGGTGAGCCGGCGGGCGGGCGAGATCGTGCTCGGCGACCCGACGGACGCCGCGACGAACCTCGGCCCGGTCGCCTCGAAGGCGCAGCAGGACCGGATCACCGCGATGATCGCGGCCGCCCGCGAGTCCGGTGCCCGCCTCGCCTCCGGCGGCGGCACGCCGCGGCCACCGGGGCTGGCGGACGGCTACTTCGTCGAACCGACGGTGTTCGCCGACGTCCCACCCGACTCGCAGCTGGCCAACGAGGAGGTCTTCGGGCCGGTGCTGGCGATGACGACGTTCGCCGACGAGCAGGAGGCGATCCGGATCGCGAACGGAACCCGGTTCGGCCTGGCCGCGGGGATCTGGACCCAGGACCTGTCCCGGGCGCACCGCGTCGCGCGCGAGCTCGTCTGCGGCACCGTCTGGGTCAACACCTACCGCCAGAGCGCCGCGCAGGCGCCGTTCGGCGGCGTGAAGCTCTCCGGCTACGGCCGCGAGCGCGGCGTCGAGGCGATCGACGAGTACCTGCGCACCAAGAACGTGCTGATCGACCTCTCCGACGAAGTGCGCGATCCCTTCCAGATCAAGACGTAA
- a CDS encoding NAD(P)-dependent oxidoreductase, whose product MSDRRRVGLCGLGQMGIEIARRLAASYDVIASDPSAERRDLAAQIAGITVIASLDDLDGVDVVVLSLPTPAISRSCCGQLSGLLPAGGLVIETSTVLPDDTRACAGILAQQGIRFIEAAVLSGVQQMAGGAATLLVGGDEPDVADAREVLEAIAPRIETYGAVGTGMAAKVVNNGVAHAVMVVLIEAFAMAKAQGIDLAQLAAIFARPDGGLIRPLTHRVMERVATGDFEGGMPMDAARKDSTLALALGQASGVPLFATQAAQSVYDLALAQGLDRSDYSAIATLWEDWSQLSLRFDAVNAKEDHR is encoded by the coding sequence ATGAGCGACCGACGACGGGTAGGACTCTGCGGCCTCGGGCAGATGGGCATCGAGATCGCCCGGCGGCTGGCCGCGTCGTACGACGTGATCGCCAGCGACCCGAGCGCCGAGCGGCGCGACCTGGCGGCGCAGATCGCCGGTATCACCGTGATCGCGTCCCTCGATGACCTCGACGGCGTGGACGTCGTCGTCCTGTCGCTGCCCACCCCGGCCATCAGCCGGTCGTGCTGCGGGCAGCTGAGCGGCCTGCTGCCCGCGGGCGGTCTGGTCATCGAGACGAGCACGGTGCTTCCGGACGACACCCGCGCGTGCGCCGGAATCCTTGCGCAGCAAGGAATCCGGTTCATCGAGGCGGCGGTGCTCTCCGGCGTCCAGCAGATGGCCGGCGGGGCGGCGACGCTGCTGGTCGGCGGGGACGAGCCGGACGTGGCCGACGCCCGGGAGGTCCTCGAGGCGATCGCGCCGCGGATCGAGACCTACGGCGCCGTCGGCACCGGGATGGCCGCCAAGGTCGTGAACAACGGTGTCGCGCACGCCGTGATGGTGGTGCTCATCGAGGCGTTCGCGATGGCGAAGGCACAAGGGATCGACCTCGCGCAGCTCGCCGCGATCTTCGCCCGTCCGGACGGCGGGCTGATCCGGCCGCTCACGCACCGCGTGATGGAACGGGTGGCGACGGGCGACTTCGAGGGCGGCATGCCGATGGACGCCGCCCGCAAGGACTCGACCCTGGCGCTCGCGCTCGGCCAGGCCAGCGGCGTCCCGCTGTTCGCGACCCAGGCCGCGCAGAGCGTCTACGACCTGGCGCTCGCGCAGGGACTCGACCGCTCGGACTACTCGGCGATCGCCACCCTGTGGGAGGACTGGTCACAGCTGAGCCTGCGATTCGATGCGGTGAACGCGAAGGAGGACCACCGGTGA